The following nucleotide sequence is from Rosa rugosa unplaced genomic scaffold, drRosRugo1.1 SCAFFOLD_181, whole genome shotgun sequence.
ctatgtttatgtttcatattataaaaaaaattcacaacttttatatatctaatgtgtgtatatctatatatatatatgtatgtatatgtatatgtagatatataaatatatgtataattttatacatatgtgtgtgtgtatatataatgtatatgtgtgtgtgtgtgtatatatatgtatatatatatgtatgtatgtatgtatgtatgtatgtatgtgtagatatatgtatatatatatgtggtgtGTGGTGTgtgtattagatatataaaaaaattaagtgaggggtaaaatggtaatttggatcaaattgtatgaaatttgaatgtttggggagttatctgttaaaattggaataacagggactgaactgtcgacgcaccaaaagttaaaggggggaccagtaatttctcctaatttaaaacattcattttttgagttattttatgtaatttataaatttaATGAGTTTAAATCACACTGCTCGCTAATCGATATATTTCTGACCTAGCCGCTTGTGCTAGGGTTACTTTCTTGCAGCAAGAAAGCCAATTCAAGCATCAATGGATCTTGATATTCTtagttggaattgcagaggaatTTGCAATGATGCTACGATGAGGGCGCTGAAGGACTTGTGTGCTCAGAATCGCCTATAGATTGTGTTCTTATGTGAAACGAAGATCAGCAGGTTGGATGACTTCGAAAGCCTACGTCATGCGTTAGGTTTTGCTCATGCAGAGGAGGTTTTAAGCGCGGGCCAAGCAAGTAGCTTGGGGCTTTTCTGGAGCGATGATGTAAAGATTCAAATTGGTACCAAATCGGCGCATCACATTGATGCAGTGGTTGTGGGGGATGCTGGGGCTCCGTCATGGCGTCTGACGGGATTTTATGGGTATGCTCGTACTGGCGAGAGAGAAAAGTCATGGCAATTGCTGCGTGACCTTTCCGACATGGATTCTCTACCTTGGGTGGTGGTAGGGGATTTTAATGAGATCCTGAATAGTGGGGAGAAGATTGCTGGACCGTTGTGGCCGGAGAGGCAAATGTGAGGATTCAGGGAGGCGTTAGGGTATTGTGAACTACTAGATATAGGGTTTCAGGGTTCAATGGCTACATGGTGGAACTCTGATACTTTGTTGCGGTTGGATCGGGCTGTTTGTACTCCTTCATGGGTTGATATTTTTAACCATGCTAGAGTACTGCATTTGGCGCCGTCTGACTCTGATCATGTTCCGGTATTACTAAGAGCGAGTACTGCACCACTGATTGCAAGACGTAGGGCTCACCGCTTCAAATTTGAAGCGTTTTGCTTGCAGCACCCAGAGTGTGACGGTGTGGTGAAGGAAGCATGGGGAACAGATGTTTCGGGTACTCCTATGTTCTGTGTAACGAAGAAAGTTATGCATACTGGGATTCGTTTGAACAAGTGGCAAAAGGAGGTGTTCAAGGGCCGACAATTACAAATGTTGGGCATTCATACTAGGTTGGAAGAGTTACTGAGTGTCTTCCC
It contains:
- the LOC133724199 gene encoding uncharacterized protein LOC133724199 gives rise to the protein MATWWNSDTLLRLDRAVCTPSWVDIFNHARVLHLAPSDSDHVPVLLRASTAPLIARRRAHRFKFEAFCLQHPECDGVVKEAWGTDVSGTPMFCVTKKVMHTGIRLNKWQKEVFKGRQLQMLGIHTRLEELLSVFPSVSVQNENKELTDKLQSLLFQEELFWKQRSKITWLKEGDRNTGFFHRKTENRKRKNSLQGLFDVTGQWQDKDEGIENVITTYFSKMFQASEIDVEALNLTLEDIVPRVLMR